The Theileria annulata chromosome 3, complete sequence, *** SEQUENCING IN PROGRESS *** genome has a segment encoding these proteins:
- a CDS encoding eukaryotic translation initiation factor 3 subunit 7, putative gives MNSLNIVTNFNHDGWGPDEEDDQTINTCLNSINKLPFDPKLKLEKQIHICDFTFSTYQRNVREGNRVNRLNSTSMDEELQFQTVDSRTIVKIKPTTHYKKKTPIKQTTQAFNQKVMEEEQLQFSKQKQYPEVRRQKYIAKNRSLRLPTRYHPLNEWSIEPTPAWNVVAEIPFNVLLKQEMNSSLVTVEDLFWRGKLGIYDRKMDQITPKSEVYLLHLSNSYDYYWTSTHDDDCIADVLLETYKTSPSKPFDSEDRNGLNSENDFDSPDKKQTGNMPLQGDSASYDQAMKVERDLMRYDKIVLAATDQILSVLMTAGRSKHSWHLNVTKIENQIIIDKANGSIIDMLTVNETAPDPPQPDCEIKINRPSSLRYEAVKVNQNLRQQVLLQDEYAETFLDPPFVEESDNPATIAYRYRKFTLPGTPNATNFEKLPILVITRCEVHSKLQGTDTYAYVCALNECPNKNNKSWRSQIETQKGALLANEIRNNTTKLQRFVACANMAGCGVFKLAYVTRRSPNDAENHSIIGIHTHTTQNLALQMGFSLDNAWGSIKAIVHLIMRRPDGQYVLLKDPMKPIIRLYSVSEEEELNQGQPQESK, from the exons ATgaatagtttaaatattgtGACAAACTTTAACCATGATGGTTGGGGGCCAGACGAGGAAGACGATCAGACGATCAACACCTGCTTAAACTCAATTAACAAACTCCCCTTTGACCCTAAACTTAAATTGGAAAAGCAAATACATATTTGTGACTTTACGTTTAGCACATACCAG aGAAATGTCCGTGAAGGAAATCGAGTAAACAGACTTAATTCCACATCAATGGACGAAGAATTACAGTTTCAAACTGTAGATAGTAGAACAATTGTGAAAATAAAGCCGACTACTCATTATAAAAAGAAGACTCCAATAAAGCAAACAACCCAAGCTTTTAACCAGAAGGTTATGGAGGAAGAACAGCTTCAATTTTCGAAACAAAAacaata tcCCGAAGTTCGACGTCAAAAGTATATTGCAAAGAATAGATCACTGAGGTTGCCTACAAGGTATCACCCATTGAATGAATGGAGTATCGAACCAACGCCTGCATGGAATGTAGTTGCTGAGATTCCATTCAACGTTCTGCTGAAACAGGAGATGAATAGCTCCCTAGTCACAGTCGAGGACCTTTTTTGGCGCGGAAAACTTGGAATCTATGACAGAAAAATGGATCAAATAACCCCCAAAAGTGAAGTATATCTGCTACACCTGTCAAATTCATACGACTACTACTGGACCTCGACACACGATGACGACTGCATTGCAGATGTTTTGCTTGAAACGTACAAAACTTCACCTTCAAAACCATTTGATTCTGAAGATCGAAACGGTTTAAACTCAGAAAATGATTTCGATTCTCCAGATAAAAAACAGACAGGAAACATGCCACTTCAAGGAGATTCTGCAAGTTATGACCAGGCTATGAAAGTCGAAAGAGACCTTATGAGGTACGACAAGATAGTTTTGGCAGCAACGGACCAAATATTATCAGTTTTGATGACGGCAGGAAGATCAAAACACTCCTGGCACCTGAACGTAACTAAAATTGAAAACCAGATCATAATAGATAAGGCAAACGGATCAATCATTGACATGCTAACAGTAAATGAAACAGCCCCAGACCCACCTCAACCAGACTGTGAAATTAAGATTAACAGACCCTCATCACTAAGATACGAGGCAGTAAAGGTTAACCAAAACCTAAGGCAACAAGTTCTATTACAGGATGAATATGCCGAAACTTTCCTAGACCCTCCATTTGTTGAGGAGTCAGATAACCCAGCAACAATAGCTTACAGGTACAGAAAGTTTACACTACCAGGAACCCCAAATGCAACAAACTTTGAAAAACTTCCAATTCTGGTTATAACTCGCTGTGAAGTTCACTCAAAGCTTCAAGGAACTGACACCTACGCTTACGTATGTGCACTCAATGAATGCCCAAACAAGAATAACAAGTCTTGGAGGTCACAAATAGAAACTCAGAAAGGAGCTCTTTTAGCCAACGAAATAAGAAATAATACAACAAAGCTCCAGAGGTTTGTGGCTTGCGCTAATATGGCTGGTTGTGGAGTGTTTAAATTGGCCTACGTGACAAGAAGGAGCCCCAATGATGCTGAAAACCACTCAATCATCGGAATTCATACACATACGACACAAAATCTGGCACTTCAAATGGGATTCAGCCTAGATAACGCATGGGGATCAATAAAGGCAATTGTACACCTCATTATGAGGAGACCTGATGGTCAGTATGTTCTACTAAAGGATCCTATGAAGCCCATTATCAGACTCTATTCAGTATCGGAAGAGGAAGAACTGAATCAAGGCCAGCCTCAAGAAtctaaataa